Genomic window (Leishmania infantum JPCM5 genome chromosome 27):
CCTGCACACAGCACGTGTCTTTTCATTCCCTACACAGCCAACCCAGGCCAGCACGGCGCCTTCTACGTCTCTGTCTACCCAGGATCGGCGAAGGTCGCGCTCACCCCGCTTCACTACTGCGGACTCTCGCGAGAGCCAAAGAGCGCCGCTGTGACGCTGACACCCGGTGCAGAGGGGCAGCGAGTGGACTTCACGATCAGCAGCCCTTGCGATGtgcatgtgctgctgcgccaggaGAAGATGACAGACCGAATGGCCGCGATCAAGGGCGATGCTATTGCCGAAGACGacgtggtgatggtggcgttCAGCGACCAGGCAATGAAGCTTACCTCCTCTGGCGATCCGACAAACGCGCGCGAGCACTCGCTTGTGTTCAGGGCAGAGAAGCCGGGCTACTATTCGCTTCTCCTCACATCCCCTAATGAACCTTTCTCTGGCGACAACCCGTGCACCGTGAGCATCTTCACCCCGAAGCGGGTAATGGTACGTTTTGTTGCGCCTCCTGCCGGGGCACGGCAGCTGCAACACACCCGCTTCCCGAAACTGCCACAAAAGCTCGCTGCGGCTTTGGGTGGTAACAACCCGCGTCAGTCGCGAGGGGCCTCCACGGCGTgtcagtcgcagcagcggcagcatgaTGAGAGGCTGCCACCACTGCGCAAAAACGGTGCCAGTACCCTGAGTTCCGGTTCCGTCTCGCGCGGCGACAGGTTTACTTGCAGTTTTTAAGGTGCTCGATGCGCAGCAAGGCGTGCAATGTGGACTGTGTTGGGCCACGAGCGAGACAGGTTcacgagaggaggagaggatgaGGCAGACGCAGCTGACAGCAGCCTTCGATGACTGCGCCCTCTCCTTGCTTTTGACGCGTCTCTCGCACATTGCGTTGCCCCGTTCTTGCGAAGATCACTCCTTCCTACCATGTTCGTTCACCACTTCCCGTGTGTTGCGGGATGATGTTTACGTTGCACGTCTCGTATCGGCCATGGTGGCCTGGTCTGCTGAAGGACGAACCTGTTTATGCGGACCACTCCGGTGTGCGTAACGTTCTGCAGGTGCCCCTTTCTTTCCCTGTGAATCCGTGTAGGCGCATGCGTGGAGGTGCCTTGGCTGTCTCCTGTCTTGCGTTCGTGCTTTTAGGCGTTGCTGTTTTGTTGGTTGTTCTCGATCCCCGCGCCGCGCTTCCTTGTCTACGAACGCCTTTTCCCACTCATTAATCTACGGCTTTCCGTCGGTGTCAGGGGACCGTTTCGACTGTCTCggcgctgtgtgtgtctgtgttcgttagtgcgtgtgcgcgtgccgatACGTGTGGGCATGCGCcaaggagaggaagagggtgcACGGATAGAACAGCGTCCGGGGGCGATGACGGGGAAAGGGCGGCGAGACACGAGTGTTGTAAACAAGAAAGGGCGACAAAAAGCGAAGGAAGAGCGCGTGCATGTATGTGGCAGCTGGCATGGGTTAACGGGGCAGCACGACGTCGAGAATGGCAGGCGGgcaagaggagggggcgcagtGCTTTGTGAGTGCGACTCTGCCTTACtcgatgcgtgcgcgtcgatCGTTTCTCGTCGTGACCTTCTGTCGAGAGCTTCAGTTAGCGGGACGAAGCGGGCCGTGCTGTTCTGCATGTTATgtcacgtgcgtgtgcgcgaacCCTCGTGAGGGATGGAGGCGCTTGCTCGTCGACACCTGTTTATGTTTGTCCAATGCAGAATGCCACAGTAGCACCATAGAGGCCTGTTGCACCGCTGCACGGCGTTTGAAGGGAGCGACTTCATGCGGACAGCGTTTTGTTGCTGTCTTCGGATTCCCCTCACCGTGACACTCTGCCTTGTCGCTCCTGGGCTATATGTGATCGCCGCGATGGGTACTGAGAAGCATGTTCTTTGCTTCCATCACAGCCCCATCAGGTGCACGCGCTCCGCTTCGTCTATCTTTATCTTCGCTGCGAAGCTGGACGTTGCGCCGCGCTGAGCGAGAGGCAAGGGGTGAGGGCGCATAAATTGCTTCTCCGACGTTACCATGTATCTATGTGTGCAGGGCTGGTGTTTGGCGATAATGACGATCGTGGTTGCAACCGAGGAGAGATGGCTTGGGAAAACAGAAAAACAGTGGCTTTTTCTCCAAAACCTTCACCGACCGCCGTACTCGTGGACGCACCctgcctgcacacacacatacacacgaaGTCATGCAGTCTCGCCACCCCCAACTAAGTTGAAAACGGAGCGGAAGTGCACGAAAAGCGAAAAAGAGCATCTGCTTTTTCATGTCGATGAGGGAGTGGGTGATCATCTGAGGCGTTCGCACGAGCTCGGCCGGTTCTTCTGAGGAGGGTGTGCACGTGTCGAtgctccgcctctctctcccttcctaTCTCGACAAGTATGTACTTCTTTTGTTTTACTTTCTGCAGTGTGCATCGAtgtttgcttttttttttcgccctTTTAAAGACTCTGCGTGCTCGCAcgtcggtgcgtgtgtactTCCCGTTTTGAACGTGTTCTTTCTTGGTCTTGTTGTTTGGCATCTTCTTTGCTTCTCATATATCTATAGTTCCGCGTCGCCGGTTGTCTACCGCCACCATCGCTCTTGTCCacaccgcacgcacactgcgcgtgcgcggctgcgtaGTGTGCAGATGCCTTCTTCTATGGATGTAATCTTTCatgtcgttttttttttttggtggcATGCGGGCATATGGCAATTCGCTGCCGACGTTGTGGGAactttgttttctttccgtGATTGATGCCCCCCCCAGCACCATTACTCACTCTCCCCACTCGGGTGTATGAAAACGCTCCTGTATTCCTGATGTATGATCCGTAGCACGCGCGAGTATCTGATGTACAGAGTCTTTGTATTCCTACACGGTCTACTTGTCTCGCTTTGACAACTtaccgaaaaaaaaaagaaagacaaAACAACTCACTTCACCTGAAGGGAAGTGCAGTGGGTTTTTTATactctgccgccaccactgcttgtaccccctccccctccccccaatCTCGCCACCCTTACACCTTTCTTGTAGAGAAGGCGAGTGATCTCGGGCCTTGCTGATGTAGCCATCCTGCAGAACAAGTGGGAACGAACCAGCGAGATCCGAAACCGAAGCCCTGGTGGCAAACAGCATTGCTCGCAGACAAGTAGCTGGCTTTGTAAGAATGTCGTGCACCGCTCTGCACGTCGCAGCATCACTCAGCGGCCATGCTAGTCTACCTCGGCAACCATATCGATATTGGTCGACACTTTTTGTCTCCTTCTAtcgccttttccctctctgcctctcacCCCTCTCCGTATGCTGCCTGGACACCCCCGCTGCCACGCGTTACTCGACACATGCACCCACAGAAATCCTGCTCCACAAGCTCAGAGAAGGACCACAGCGTACGCGCAAAAACGcaagcgctgccgcacaccTCATCGCGTGTCCTGTAGTCTTCTCTTTGCCTCCCTTTCCGCTTTTACTCAGAGAAGTTGGGAGTGTCGCGGTCGGGCGCATCCGCGCACCCAGCAACATCTTCAGCCGGGGACACTCAACATCTGCTCCCCCATCAATCGTTTCCTCTCACCAGGCCCAGGCGTTTCTCACCCGTTGTGGGGTGGTCCTCTTGCGCATCAGCCAGCAATACTGACTggctcttttctgttttttttttcgtttttgtaCAGTGTGCTTCCCCGTTACATCAAGCCTCTTCTCTCgacctctccccctcccccgagaCACCCACGCCATCATCCCCGACGCCATAGCCATCGGCACATCGGCACATCggcacaccggcacacacgtgcagacGCTAGGGTTTTCCCTTCTGTCTTCTGTGCGCCTATCCATCATGCAGCGACAGGTGGCCGACTCGGAGGTGACGGTAGCGGCCTACACCTTCCGGCAACCGCCGCAAGGCTTTCAGGAGCCCAAGTACCGTGACCCGTCCAGCAGTCGCAATGCAAGCCGATACATGCACAGCGGCTCGCAGCGGTATGGAAACATCATGTACGACCGTCGAGTCTATCGCGGCAACACGTACGCTAGCCCGATCATGTCGATCGCCGCGCGAGCTGAGATGGAGAAGCGCGAGATGATCGACACCCAGCGGCGCAAGCAAGCATcgcagcgcgccgcctccatcaaGCGTCGCAAGCAGTTGGAGGCGGCCCGGCGGCATATGGCAACCCCCGACCCGGGCGAAGGCCGGTACAATACACAAATCCAAACCGACGAGTACTTGGAGGAGCTAACGGACAAGGTGGATCAGCAGGTGCAGGAGACACAGACGGACCCGCTCATGGACCGACCAGTGACTCCAAAGTACGTCCCGATCAAGTCCGGCCGCGATGCGGAGACGCAAATTCACGAGGGGGACTTGTTTCGCTTCGACGAGGCCGTGGAACCGATCCTTGAGGTGCTCGTGGGCAAGACGTTGGAACAGGCGATGCTCGAGGtgatgcaggaggaggaactggagctgctgcgtcagcaGCAAATCGAGTTCGAGCAGCGCCGaaaggaggagctgctggagaccCAGAAgctcgaggcggaggagcgccgcaAGTTTGAAGAAAAGGAGCGCCGCAAGAAGCAGGAGATGGAGCGCATTCAGCGTGAGAAAGAGACCCGTGAGAAGCTGCAGGCGAGGCAGTTTGCCAAGGTTTACATGAGCAACATGGAGAACCGTGTCTTTTCGCGACTGCAGGATGAAGGGTGGTTTGCAGACCGCGTGCTGAACGAGGTGGAGCTGGACTTCTTCCCGTGGCTGATGACCGAGGTCGACAGGGAGCTGGCCAAGAAGACAAAGGCCCGGGCGCTTGTCGACGAGCTCATTCGGGACGTAGTTCGACTTAACGCCTCCCAGCTGGAAAAGAgtcgtgcagctgcggcggcagcgggggaggggcctgTGATGGCTTAAAAGGCTCTCGCCGATCTTTCTGCGCTTCTTTCCTCCcacaccgcacacgcgcacagagggGTAGCCCTGGGGCCCTCATTGTCGCCTTTCTTTCGCAGTGCACTACTCTATATGCGTGCCTCTTGCCCACCGGATCTgtgggcgacggcgcccTGCTCCACCTGCGGtcgcttctgctgctgttgctacAATCGCCGCGACTCGTGCCGTCTCTGTTCGTCTCCCTCGTCACGTCTTTCTTCTCGTAAACTgcacctttttctttgcttcttGATCTACTTTTTCATGTTTATAGGATGTACGAATTTTCCTGTGGGTGGTCTAGAGGGAGCTCGCTTGACTGCCGCACTCGTATGAGGCGCGCGCCTGGTCTCGGCGAGGACGTCATCTCTGGTGGACAGGTGTGGTGATCttccgcgcacgcacgcaaacgcGATCGAGAGGCGGAGGGTCTGACTGGCCGGCGCgatgctttcttttttttatCTCGCTCGTGAGCGAGGAAGTGTCTGTCTTGCATCTTGCTTATCGCGTTCGGCTCCAtggcctcctctctcttctccccggGATGTACCACTTGCCGAAAACTCATTTCTCCTTTGTTAGACTTGCGATCATGTGTGCGCGGAAGAGGGATGAGCCCcactgccgcggcgccgctttctccctctgttgttgttctcgCCTCTTCCATGTTTTGTGCCGGCACACGCTCCTGTTACAGCGGCTCTTACTGCCCTCCTATTGTGTGCTGCTTTCCGTGCTTCTGTGTGCCTCTCCTCGTGTgccgcctgcagcgtgcGCTCGCTCACGTCTGCGCTCAGACGTTTGTGACTGTGTCCTGCTGAGGTGAATCTGGTCGTTTCCAGAGCGTCTGTGGCGTGCGCCTCCCGCCTTTGTGTTCGCGAGAGGCcgaaaaacaacaaaaac
Coding sequences:
- a CDS encoding putative radial spoke protein 3, with the protein product MQRQVADSEVTVAAYTFRQPPQGFQEPKYRDPSSSRNASRYMHSGSQRYGNIMYDRRVYRGNTYASPIMSIAARAEMEKREMIDTQRRKQASQRAASIKRRKQLEAARRHMATPDPGEGRYNTQIQTDEYLEELTDKVDQQVQETQTDPLMDRPVTPKYVPIKSGRDAETQIHEGDLFRFDEAVEPILEVLVGKTLEQAMLEVMQEEELELLRQQQIEFEQRRKEELLETQKLEAEERRKFEEKERRKKQEMERIQREKETREKLQARQFAKVYMSNMENRVFSRLQDEGWFADRVLNEVELDFFPWLMTEVDRELAKKTKARALVDELIRDVVRLNASQLEKSRAAAAAAGEGPVMA